The following are encoded in a window of Castanea sativa cultivar Marrone di Chiusa Pesio chromosome 5, ASM4071231v1 genomic DNA:
- the LOC142635962 gene encoding protein ALTERED PHOSPHATE STARVATION RESPONSE 1 isoform X1: MGCVASRIEKDERMQICRERKKLMKQLVGFRGDFVGAQLGYLRALKNTGVTLRQFTESETLEFENTPFGLQLPPSPPPPLPPPPPPFSPDLRKFDENNRKEEVPQKESTEIEEYDRCTPSPLSPWDILDTFRCSSPHHHYKNSELVEQVEDEKWAETKTEFEEEDQKEEAVAKIVVNPLPEKPQPVEVVDDNSSTMSWYKESDDAWRSKKTLEGIMRELDDYFLKASAGGKEIAVFMDISGGDTFLSRGLEENKRKNSAKVFSSRSWNWSSKSLQVTKEDVGLHSSSEPCRVGAHCITLRKLYAAEQRLYKEMKEEEITKLEYARKCSLLEKQSTENNDWTKTEKTRSSVESLEADIVRLKESISSICSSILELIDEELYPQLVALTSGLMQMWKTMYEAHQVQNQISVQLINLHDNPSTEISTDYRRQATAQLETEVTYWYNSFCKLTKSQRDYVRTLSRWIQLTNHLEDDLQHGGYSSVVRSLCESWQLVVDKLPDKVTSEAIKSLLSAIRDVILQQAEENNQQKKSDKFEKRLQKESDTLAEIEKNLEVTEDTLSELSPKHLQKRAKIEALRNQADDEKAKYLKAVQVTRDMTLNNLKTSLPKLFQALMGFSDASAQAIEAVHNHVKPEVSCDDAPQNSTN, encoded by the exons ATGGGATGTGTAGCATCGAGGATTGAGAAGGATGAGCGGATGCAGATTTGCAGGGAGAGGAAGAAGCTAATGAAACAGTTGGTTGGGTTTAGGGGAGATTTTGTGGGTGCCCAATTGGGTTATTTGAGAGCATTAAAGAATACAGGAGTTACTCTTCGGCAATTCACTGAGTCAGAGACATTAGAGTTCGAAAATACCCCTTTTGGCCTGCAATTGCCTCCCTCACCACCTCCACCATtgcctcctccaccacctccttttaGCCCTGATTTGAGAAAGTTTGATGAAAATAATAGGAAGGAAGAAGTTCCCCAAAAAGAAAGCACAGAGATTGAAGAGTATGATCGCTGTACCCCATCACCTCTTAGCCCGTGGGACATTTTGGACACTTTTAGGTGTTCGTCACCACATCATCATTACAAGAATAGTGAATTGGTGGAACAAGTAGAGGACGAAAAGTGGGCAGAGACTAAGAcagaatttgaagaagaagatcaGAAAGAGGAAGCTGTTGCGAAAATTGTTGTAAATCCACTTCCTGAGAAGCCTCAGCCTGTAGAAGTGGTTGATGATAATTCATCAACAATGAGCTGGTATAAAGAATCTGATGATGCATGGAGGAGCAAGAAGACTTTGGAGGGTATTATGCGTGAGTTAGACGATTATTTCCTTAAAGCATCAGCTGGTGGAAAGGAAATAGCTGTTTTTATGGACATTAGTGGAGGGGATACATTTCTTTCACGGGGTCTCgaagaaaacaaaa GGAAGAATTCTGCAAAGGTCTTTAGTTCAAGGTCATGGAATTGGTCATCCAAGTCTCTTCAGGTAACCAAAGAGGATGTTGGGCTTCATAGCTCCAGTGAACCATGCAGGGTTGGAGCTCATTGCATCACACTAAGAAAACTTTATGCTGCAGAGCAGAGACTTTACAAGGAAATGAAG GAGGAAGAAATTACTAAATTAGAGTATGCAAGGAAGTGTTCCTTACTGGAAAAACAAAGTACTGAGAACAATGACTGGACCAAGACTGAGAAAACTCGATCAAGTGTTGAGAGTTTGGAAGCCGACATAGTACGCTTGAAAGAATCAATTAGTAGTATTTGTTCATCAATATTGGAGCTCATAGATGAGGAGCTGTACCCTCAGCTGGTTGCGTTGACTTCTGG GCTAATGCAGATGTGGAAAACAATGTATGAGGCTCATCaagttcaaaaccaaatctcTGTGCAGTTGATTAATCTTCATGATAATCCAAGCACAGAGATCAGTACAGATTACCGTCGCCAGGCAACAGCTCAGCTGGAAACTGAGGTTACCTACTGGTACAACAGCTTCTGCAAACTCACAAAGTCTCAAAGGGACTATGTAAGAACCCTCTCCAGGTGGATCCAGCTCACCAACCACCTTGAAGATGATCTTCAACATGGTGGTTACTCATCTGTAGTCCGCAGCCTATGTGAATCTTGGCAGCTTGTCGTTGACAAATTACCTGATAAG GTAACCTCAGAGGCCATTAAAAGCCTTTTGTCTGCCATCCGCGATGTAATCCTGCAGCAGGCAGAGGAAAACAACCAGCAGAAGAAATCCGATAAATTTGAGAAAAGGTTGCAAAAGGAGTCAGACACTCTAGCAGAGATTGAGAAGAACCTTGAGGTTACAGAAGATACACTCTCTGAATTGAGCCCTAAGCATCTACAGAAGCGTGCCAAAATTGAAGCTCTAAGGAACCAAGCGGatgatgagaaggccaaatATCTGAAAGCGGTCCAGGTTACAAGGGACATGACATTGAATAACTTGAAAACAAGCCTCCCCAAACTATTCCAGGCATTAATGGGATTCTCAGATGCTTCTGCTCAGGCTATTGAGGCTGTTCACAACCATGTTAAACCGGAAGTAAGCTGTGACGATGCACCACAAAACTCAACGAATTGA
- the LOC142635962 gene encoding protein ALTERED PHOSPHATE STARVATION RESPONSE 1 isoform X2, translated as MGCVASRIEKDERMQICRERKKLMKQLVGFRGDFVGAQLGYLRALKNTGVTLRQFTESETLEFENTPFGLQLPPSPPPPLPPPPPPFSPDLRKFDENNRKEEVPQKESTEIEEYDRCTPSPLSPWDILDTFRCSSPHHHYKNSELVEQVEDEKWAETKTEFEEEDQKEEAVAKIVVNPLPEKPQPVEVVDDNSSTMSWYKESDDAWRSKKTLEGIMRELDDYFLKASAGGKEIAVFMDISGGDTFLSRGLEENKRKNSAKVFSSRSWNWSSKSLQVTKEDVGLHSSSEPCRVGAHCITLRKLYAAEQRLYKEMKEEEITKLEYARKCSLLEKQSTENNDWTKTEKTRSSVESLEADIVRLKESISSICSSILELIDEELYPQLVALTSGLMQMWKTMYEAHQVQNQISVQLINLHDNPSTEISTDYRRQATAQLETEVTYWYNSFCKLTKSQRDYVRTLSRWIQLTNHLEDDLQHGGYSSVVRSLCESWQLVVDKLPDKVLPMICSVMEFPFWRQPISTL; from the exons ATGGGATGTGTAGCATCGAGGATTGAGAAGGATGAGCGGATGCAGATTTGCAGGGAGAGGAAGAAGCTAATGAAACAGTTGGTTGGGTTTAGGGGAGATTTTGTGGGTGCCCAATTGGGTTATTTGAGAGCATTAAAGAATACAGGAGTTACTCTTCGGCAATTCACTGAGTCAGAGACATTAGAGTTCGAAAATACCCCTTTTGGCCTGCAATTGCCTCCCTCACCACCTCCACCATtgcctcctccaccacctccttttaGCCCTGATTTGAGAAAGTTTGATGAAAATAATAGGAAGGAAGAAGTTCCCCAAAAAGAAAGCACAGAGATTGAAGAGTATGATCGCTGTACCCCATCACCTCTTAGCCCGTGGGACATTTTGGACACTTTTAGGTGTTCGTCACCACATCATCATTACAAGAATAGTGAATTGGTGGAACAAGTAGAGGACGAAAAGTGGGCAGAGACTAAGAcagaatttgaagaagaagatcaGAAAGAGGAAGCTGTTGCGAAAATTGTTGTAAATCCACTTCCTGAGAAGCCTCAGCCTGTAGAAGTGGTTGATGATAATTCATCAACAATGAGCTGGTATAAAGAATCTGATGATGCATGGAGGAGCAAGAAGACTTTGGAGGGTATTATGCGTGAGTTAGACGATTATTTCCTTAAAGCATCAGCTGGTGGAAAGGAAATAGCTGTTTTTATGGACATTAGTGGAGGGGATACATTTCTTTCACGGGGTCTCgaagaaaacaaaa GGAAGAATTCTGCAAAGGTCTTTAGTTCAAGGTCATGGAATTGGTCATCCAAGTCTCTTCAGGTAACCAAAGAGGATGTTGGGCTTCATAGCTCCAGTGAACCATGCAGGGTTGGAGCTCATTGCATCACACTAAGAAAACTTTATGCTGCAGAGCAGAGACTTTACAAGGAAATGAAG GAGGAAGAAATTACTAAATTAGAGTATGCAAGGAAGTGTTCCTTACTGGAAAAACAAAGTACTGAGAACAATGACTGGACCAAGACTGAGAAAACTCGATCAAGTGTTGAGAGTTTGGAAGCCGACATAGTACGCTTGAAAGAATCAATTAGTAGTATTTGTTCATCAATATTGGAGCTCATAGATGAGGAGCTGTACCCTCAGCTGGTTGCGTTGACTTCTGG GCTAATGCAGATGTGGAAAACAATGTATGAGGCTCATCaagttcaaaaccaaatctcTGTGCAGTTGATTAATCTTCATGATAATCCAAGCACAGAGATCAGTACAGATTACCGTCGCCAGGCAACAGCTCAGCTGGAAACTGAGGTTACCTACTGGTACAACAGCTTCTGCAAACTCACAAAGTCTCAAAGGGACTATGTAAGAACCCTCTCCAGGTGGATCCAGCTCACCAACCACCTTGAAGATGATCTTCAACATGGTGGTTACTCATCTGTAGTCCGCAGCCTATGTGAATCTTGGCAGCTTGTCGTTGACAAATTACCTGATAAG GTATTACCCATGATTTGCTCAGTCATGGAGTTCCCATTTTGGAGACAACCAATTAGTacgttgtaa